A window of Fundulus heteroclitus isolate FHET01 chromosome 15, MU-UCD_Fhet_4.1, whole genome shotgun sequence contains these coding sequences:
- the LOC105930627 gene encoding serine palmitoyltransferase 2 isoform X2 yields the protein MTESAATKLLNGDACRRTLNRKSPSKNGYVKNHCLFQQSQKCRRSGDKRQNATHNPSLYKKPFVESFEETPLLVAVLTYMGYGILTVFGYLRDFLRHWNIEKCHVARERDEQKDFVPLYQDFENFYTRNLYMRIRDNWNRPICSVPGAKMDLVERVTHNYNWTFEHTGKVVKDVINMGSYNYLGFAENTGTCADAAIETTQKYGVGVGSTRSEMGNLDIHEEMEELVARFLGVESSMTFGMGFATNSMNIPALTGKGCLILSDELNHASLVLGARLSGSTIRVFKHNNMQSLEKLLRDAIVHGQPRTHRPWKKILIVVEGIYSMEGSIVRLPEVIALKKRYKAYLYLDEAHSIGALGPGGRGVVDYFGLDPKDVDIMMGTFTKSFGAAGGYIGGKKELIDYLRSYSHSALYATSMSPPVAQQIITSMKIIMGEDGTTLGADRLKQLSENTNYFRRRLREMGFIIYGNDDSPVVPLMLYMPAKIGAFGREMLKRNIGTVVVGFPATPIIESRARFCVSAAHTREMLDTALEAISEVGDLLQLKYSRREQALSSLGWMAEESLLQD from the exons ATGACGGAAAGCGCCGCGACGAAGCTGTTGAACGGCGACGCCTGCCGCCGGACGCTGAATAGGAAAAGCCCGAGTAAAAATGGCTACGTGAAGAACCACTGTCTATTCCAGCAGTCACAGAAGTGCCGTCGCTCCGGGGACAAG AGGCAAAATGCCACTCACAATCCCAGTTTGTACAAGAAGCCCTTCGTGGAGTCGTTCGAGGAGACGCCTCTGCTGGTGGCCGTGCTCACCTACATGGGCTACGGCATCCTCACCGTCTTCGGCTACCTCAGAGACTTCCTCCGCCACTGGAACATCGAGAAGTGCCACGtggcgagagagagagacgagcaGAAG GATTTTGTCCCCCTCTACCAGGACTTCGAAAACTTCTACACCAGGAACCTGTACATGAGGATCCGGGACAACTGGAACCGCCCCATCTGCAGCGTCCCCGGAGCCAAGATGGACCTCGTGGAGAGAGTCACCCACAACTACAACTGGACGTTCGA gcaCACCGGCAAGGTGGTGAAGGACGTCATCAATATGGGGTCGTACAACTACCTGGGCTTTGCTGAGAACACCGGCACTTGTGCTGATGCTGCCATTGAAACCACACAGAAGTATGGCGTCGGAGTGGGAAGCACCCGCTCTGAGATGG GCAACCTGGATATCCACGAGGAGATGGAAGAGTTGGTTGCCAGATTTCTGGGCGTCGAGTCGTCCATGACCTTCGGAATGGGCTTCGCAACCAACTCCATGAACATTCCTGCTCTCACTGGGAAG GGTTGTCTCATCCTAAGCGACGAGCTGAACCACGCCTCTCTGGTGCTGGGCGCGCGGCTGTCGGGCTCTACAATCCGAGTCTTCAAACACAACA ACATGCAAAGCCTCGAGAAGCTGCTGAGAGATGCTATTGTGCATGGGCAGCCCAGAACCCACAGACCCTGGAAGAAGATTCTTATTGTAGTGGAGGGCATTTACAG CATGGAGGGGTCCATCGTGCGTCTGCCTGAGGTCATCGCCCTGAAGAAGCGCTACAAGGCGTACCTGTACCTGGACGAGGCTCACAGCATCGGTGCTCTGGGACCCGGCGGCAGAGGCGTCGTGGACTACTTCGGCCTGGATCCCAAGGACGTTGACATCATGATGGGAACGTTCACAAAGAGCTTCGGGGCGGCTGGCGGATACATTGGAGGCAAAAAG GAGCTGATCGACTACCTGCGCAGCTACTCTCACAGTGCTCTCTACGCCACCTCCATGTCCCCTCCTGTGGCCCAGCAGATAATCACCTCCATGAAGATCATTATGGGAGAAGATGGAACCACGCTGG GAGCCGATCGCCTCAAACAGCTTTCAGAGAACACCAACTACTTCCGCAGAAGACTCCGCGAGATGGGTTTCATCATCTACGGCAACGATGACTCGCCCGTTGTGCCCCTGATGCTGTACATGCCTGCCAAAATCGG GGCTTTCGGCAGAGAGATGTTGAAGAGGAACATTGGCACCGTGGTTGTCGGCTTCCCAGCGACGCCTATCATCGAGTCAAGAGCACGCTTCTGTGTTTCAGCTGCTCACACCAGAGAAATGCTCGATACA GCACTGGAGGCCATTAGTGAAGTGGGCGACCTGCTGCAGCTGAAGTACTCCAGACGGGAACAAGCTCTTTCCTCTCTGGGATGGATGGCTGAAGAGAGCCTTCTCCAGGACTGA
- the LOC105930627 gene encoding serine palmitoyltransferase 2 isoform X1, with protein MTESAATKLLNGDACRRTLNRKSPSKNGYVKNHCLFQQSQKCRRSGDKLSFLVPQRQNATHNPSLYKKPFVESFEETPLLVAVLTYMGYGILTVFGYLRDFLRHWNIEKCHVARERDEQKDFVPLYQDFENFYTRNLYMRIRDNWNRPICSVPGAKMDLVERVTHNYNWTFEHTGKVVKDVINMGSYNYLGFAENTGTCADAAIETTQKYGVGVGSTRSEMGNLDIHEEMEELVARFLGVESSMTFGMGFATNSMNIPALTGKGCLILSDELNHASLVLGARLSGSTIRVFKHNNMQSLEKLLRDAIVHGQPRTHRPWKKILIVVEGIYSMEGSIVRLPEVIALKKRYKAYLYLDEAHSIGALGPGGRGVVDYFGLDPKDVDIMMGTFTKSFGAAGGYIGGKKELIDYLRSYSHSALYATSMSPPVAQQIITSMKIIMGEDGTTLGADRLKQLSENTNYFRRRLREMGFIIYGNDDSPVVPLMLYMPAKIGAFGREMLKRNIGTVVVGFPATPIIESRARFCVSAAHTREMLDTALEAISEVGDLLQLKYSRREQALSSLGWMAEESLLQD; from the exons ATGACGGAAAGCGCCGCGACGAAGCTGTTGAACGGCGACGCCTGCCGCCGGACGCTGAATAGGAAAAGCCCGAGTAAAAATGGCTACGTGAAGAACCACTGTCTATTCCAGCAGTCACAGAAGTGCCGTCGCTCCGGGGACAAG CTTTCCTTTCTTGTTCCCCAGAGGCAAAATGCCACTCACAATCCCAGTTTGTACAAGAAGCCCTTCGTGGAGTCGTTCGAGGAGACGCCTCTGCTGGTGGCCGTGCTCACCTACATGGGCTACGGCATCCTCACCGTCTTCGGCTACCTCAGAGACTTCCTCCGCCACTGGAACATCGAGAAGTGCCACGtggcgagagagagagacgagcaGAAG GATTTTGTCCCCCTCTACCAGGACTTCGAAAACTTCTACACCAGGAACCTGTACATGAGGATCCGGGACAACTGGAACCGCCCCATCTGCAGCGTCCCCGGAGCCAAGATGGACCTCGTGGAGAGAGTCACCCACAACTACAACTGGACGTTCGA gcaCACCGGCAAGGTGGTGAAGGACGTCATCAATATGGGGTCGTACAACTACCTGGGCTTTGCTGAGAACACCGGCACTTGTGCTGATGCTGCCATTGAAACCACACAGAAGTATGGCGTCGGAGTGGGAAGCACCCGCTCTGAGATGG GCAACCTGGATATCCACGAGGAGATGGAAGAGTTGGTTGCCAGATTTCTGGGCGTCGAGTCGTCCATGACCTTCGGAATGGGCTTCGCAACCAACTCCATGAACATTCCTGCTCTCACTGGGAAG GGTTGTCTCATCCTAAGCGACGAGCTGAACCACGCCTCTCTGGTGCTGGGCGCGCGGCTGTCGGGCTCTACAATCCGAGTCTTCAAACACAACA ACATGCAAAGCCTCGAGAAGCTGCTGAGAGATGCTATTGTGCATGGGCAGCCCAGAACCCACAGACCCTGGAAGAAGATTCTTATTGTAGTGGAGGGCATTTACAG CATGGAGGGGTCCATCGTGCGTCTGCCTGAGGTCATCGCCCTGAAGAAGCGCTACAAGGCGTACCTGTACCTGGACGAGGCTCACAGCATCGGTGCTCTGGGACCCGGCGGCAGAGGCGTCGTGGACTACTTCGGCCTGGATCCCAAGGACGTTGACATCATGATGGGAACGTTCACAAAGAGCTTCGGGGCGGCTGGCGGATACATTGGAGGCAAAAAG GAGCTGATCGACTACCTGCGCAGCTACTCTCACAGTGCTCTCTACGCCACCTCCATGTCCCCTCCTGTGGCCCAGCAGATAATCACCTCCATGAAGATCATTATGGGAGAAGATGGAACCACGCTGG GAGCCGATCGCCTCAAACAGCTTTCAGAGAACACCAACTACTTCCGCAGAAGACTCCGCGAGATGGGTTTCATCATCTACGGCAACGATGACTCGCCCGTTGTGCCCCTGATGCTGTACATGCCTGCCAAAATCGG GGCTTTCGGCAGAGAGATGTTGAAGAGGAACATTGGCACCGTGGTTGTCGGCTTCCCAGCGACGCCTATCATCGAGTCAAGAGCACGCTTCTGTGTTTCAGCTGCTCACACCAGAGAAATGCTCGATACA GCACTGGAGGCCATTAGTGAAGTGGGCGACCTGCTGCAGCTGAAGTACTCCAGACGGGAACAAGCTCTTTCCTCTCTGGGATGGATGGCTGAAGAGAGCCTTCTCCAGGACTGA